From the genome of Candidatus Polarisedimenticolia bacterium, one region includes:
- a CDS encoding FAD-binding oxidoreductase, which yields MKAVMRAKCGNRADLAGLRRKIEGEVLIAPADLERYSLAECVYRIPPLGAVLPKSREDVQEVLEFAREAGIPVTARGAGTAVAGQSVGSGIILDFSRHLNRVLELRPGEKRARVEPGAILADLNRAAARHRLRFAPDPASGDFCTLGGMIANNAGGPRSVRYGPTRQGVDSLTVALADGQILETQSVARASPTGTDLHAGIASKLARIVDRRREALDAAAPRVRRSASGYDLLGAVGEETIDLARLLVGSEGTLALTLEARLILTPLPGAIATALAHFRDLEAMGKGVLAALGHAPSAVEALDRSFVDLIRRAGRDEVRSLPADTEAILIVEVEAETRSEAAAKLDRLDRDLAGLADGFLRGLDESSRLRIWEIRKAASPLLLARGGATRSTRFIEDACVPPSKLPLFLREIRSFLKSRRLDAAVFGHAGDAIVHVNPFLDPADARLAERMEEISREYTELVLSLGGALSGEHGDGRLRTPFLALAFGEACGAFREVKELFDPRGVLNPGIKVHDGSARMSDHVDLGPRPPRFAALSAGGPP from the coding sequence GTGAAGGCGGTGATGCGGGCAAAGTGCGGGAATCGGGCGGATCTGGCGGGGCTGCGCCGGAAGATCGAGGGCGAGGTCTTGATCGCGCCCGCCGATCTCGAGCGCTACAGCCTGGCCGAATGCGTCTACCGGATTCCCCCGCTCGGGGCGGTGCTGCCGAAAAGCCGGGAAGACGTTCAGGAGGTCCTGGAGTTCGCCCGGGAAGCCGGGATCCCGGTGACGGCCCGCGGGGCGGGGACGGCCGTGGCCGGACAATCGGTCGGCAGCGGCATCATCCTCGATTTTTCGCGCCACCTGAACCGGGTGTTGGAGTTGCGTCCCGGGGAAAAACGCGCCCGGGTGGAGCCGGGAGCGATCCTAGCCGATTTGAACCGCGCCGCCGCCCGGCATCGCCTCCGTTTCGCGCCCGATCCGGCGAGCGGAGATTTCTGCACGCTCGGCGGGATGATTGCGAACAATGCGGGCGGACCGCGAAGCGTGCGCTACGGTCCGACCCGCCAGGGGGTCGATTCCCTCACGGTGGCGCTGGCAGACGGGCAAATCCTCGAGACCCAGAGCGTCGCGCGCGCCTCGCCGACCGGGACCGATCTCCACGCCGGGATCGCGTCGAAGCTGGCGCGCATCGTCGATCGACGCCGGGAGGCGCTCGACGCGGCGGCTCCCCGGGTGAGACGATCCGCGTCGGGTTACGATCTCCTCGGGGCGGTCGGGGAGGAGACGATCGACTTGGCCCGCCTCCTCGTGGGGTCCGAAGGGACGCTGGCGCTGACTTTGGAGGCGCGGCTGATCCTGACGCCGCTTCCCGGAGCGATCGCCACCGCGCTGGCGCACTTCCGGGACCTCGAAGCGATGGGGAAGGGGGTGCTCGCGGCCCTAGGCCATGCCCCGTCGGCGGTGGAAGCCCTGGATCGATCGTTCGTCGATCTGATCCGCCGCGCCGGGCGCGACGAGGTCCGCTCGCTTCCCGCCGACACCGAAGCGATCCTGATCGTCGAAGTGGAGGCCGAGACGCGCTCCGAGGCCGCGGCGAAGCTGGATCGGCTCGATCGGGATCTGGCGGGGCTAGCCGACGGCTTCCTGCGGGGTCTCGACGAATCGTCCAGGCTGCGGATCTGGGAAATCCGCAAGGCCGCGTCGCCCCTTCTGCTCGCGCGGGGAGGCGCGACGCGGAGCACGCGCTTCATCGAGGACGCCTGCGTTCCCCCCTCCAAGCTGCCGCTCTTCCTCCGCGAGATCCGGAGCTTCCTCAAGAGCCGTCGACTCGACGCCGCCGTGTTCGGTCACGCGGGGGACGCCATCGTGCACGTGAACCCGTTCCTCGATCCGGCCGACGCGCGGCTGGCGGAAAGGATGGAAGAAATTTCCCGGGAGTACACGGAGCTGGTGCTGTCGCTGGGAGGAGCCCTGTCGGGGGAGCATGGAGACGGCCGCTTGCGGACGCCTTTCCTGGCGCTCGCCTTCGGAGAGGCGTGCGGCGCCTTCCGCGAGGTGAAGGAGCTTTTCGATCCGCGCGGCGTGCTCAATCCCGGAATCAAGGTGCACGATGGGTCGGCGCGGATGAGCGATCACGTCGATTTGGGGCCGAGGCCGCCGCGCTTCGCGGCCCTCTCGGCGGGGGGGCCTCCTTGA
- a CDS encoding gamma carbonic anhydrase family protein, with protein MTPERFLPTRLRIHPTAFVAETCVLRGDVTVGAQASLWFQCVARGDSEPIRIGDRTNVQDGCLLHVDVDCPLEIGSDVTLGHGAIVHGARVYDEVLIAMRATVLSGAIVERRCIIGAGAVVPENARIPEGSLVLGVPGRVIRSLRPEEIGRILDNARAYVAYAEAYRSGRVGAGLEERR; from the coding sequence ATGACGCCGGAGCGATTCCTGCCCACCCGCCTGCGGATTCATCCGACGGCGTTCGTGGCCGAGACCTGCGTCCTGCGCGGCGACGTCACCGTGGGCGCCCAGGCGAGCCTCTGGTTTCAATGTGTCGCGCGCGGGGACTCGGAGCCGATCCGGATCGGCGACCGAACCAACGTCCAGGACGGCTGCCTGCTCCACGTCGACGTCGACTGCCCCCTGGAAATCGGCAGCGACGTGACGCTGGGGCACGGCGCCATCGTCCACGGCGCGCGGGTGTACGACGAAGTCCTCATCGCCATGCGGGCCACGGTCCTCAGCGGGGCGATCGTCGAGCGGCGCTGCATCATCGGAGCCGGGGCGGTCGTCCCGGAGAACGCTCGCATTCCGGAGGGCTCGCTGGTCCTGGGCGTCCCCGGAAGGGTGATCCGCAGCCTCCGCCCGGAGGAGATCGGGCGCATCCTCGACAACGCCCGCGCCTACGTGGCCTACGCGGAGGCCTATCGAAGCGGCCGGGTCGGCGCCGGCCTGGAGGAACGCCGTTGA